The following coding sequences lie in one Haloarcula marina genomic window:
- a CDS encoding IclR family transcriptional regulator, whose product MERTQKNQKGIKSDETLFALVETLRELDGAGVTELADRLDIAKSTVHGHLTSMREHGYVVKRGTEYHLGLSFFHYGQYVRGQLGIFRSGMQAVDELEKATGEMAWLITHENGKAMYIYGRGGQNDIDINTILGTWAYMHCNSGGKAILAHLPEEEIHRIVDEHGLPARTENTITTREALFDELEQIREQGYALNRSEDLKGVHAIGIPLMFEQEIQGALSIAGPAHRLSQERCEGEVLDQLRAATDEIELNLAYR is encoded by the coding sequence GGAACGGACACAAAAGAACCAAAAGGGTATCAAATCCGACGAGACGCTGTTCGCTCTCGTCGAAACCCTCCGGGAATTAGACGGGGCTGGGGTGACGGAACTGGCCGACCGACTGGACATCGCAAAGAGCACGGTCCACGGGCACTTGACGAGCATGCGGGAGCACGGATACGTGGTGAAACGAGGGACTGAGTACCATCTCGGCCTGTCGTTTTTCCACTACGGACAGTACGTTAGAGGGCAACTGGGCATCTTCCGCTCGGGGATGCAGGCAGTGGACGAACTGGAGAAGGCCACCGGCGAGATGGCGTGGCTCATCACCCACGAGAACGGCAAAGCGATGTACATCTACGGACGCGGTGGCCAGAACGACATCGACATCAACACCATCCTCGGGACGTGGGCGTACATGCACTGTAACTCCGGTGGGAAGGCTATCTTGGCGCATCTCCCCGAAGAGGAGATTCACCGTATCGTCGACGAGCACGGCCTCCCGGCCCGGACCGAGAACACCATCACGACCCGCGAAGCGCTGTTCGACGAACTGGAACAGATTCGAGAACAGGGGTACGCGCTCAACCGGAGCGAGGACCTCAAAGGCGTCCACGCCATCGGTATCCCGCTGATGTTCGAACAGGAGATTCAGGGAGCTCTGAGCATCGCGGGTCCCGCACACCGACTCTCACAGGAGCGCTGTGAGGGCGAGGTGCTCGACCAGTTGCGAGCCGCCACTGACGAGATAGAGTTGAATCTGGCCTACCGCTGA